A genomic region of Chloracidobacterium sp. contains the following coding sequences:
- a CDS encoding type II toxin-antitoxin system VapC family toxin yields the protein MSSVSIWEIAIKVSIGKRPLPDSFGNFVPYHVEQNDIQIVSPRLEDYKQVASLPFHHKDPFDRLIIAQALIAKLPVVSADKNFDLYGIKRIW from the coding sequence ATGAGTTCGGTGAGCATTTGGGAGATCGCGATCAAGGTCAGCATTGGAAAGCGCCCTTTACCCGATTCATTTGGCAACTTTGTTCCGTATCACGTCGAGCAAAACGATATTCAGATCGTATCGCCCCGTCTTGAGGATTACAAGCAGGTAGCAAGTTTACCCTTCCATCACAAAGACCCCTTTGATCGCTTGATAATCGCTCAAGCCCTGATCGCCAAACTACCGGTGGTGAGTGCGGATAAGAACTTTGATCTCTACGGGATCAAGCGCATATGGTGA